A portion of the Parasedimentitalea marina genome contains these proteins:
- a CDS encoding capsid protein, producing the protein MAPKRPFQVDPVLSAIAIGYKNPAVSRIADEVMPRAAVGGEKFSWTEYPLEEAFNVPDAKVGRKGRVQQLEFNGTQKTSEVEDYGLDAPIPFSDIEAAANARANNLSAFDPEGHAVEMLSETILNIREVRVAKMVHNAANYATGRKVTLSGSDQLSDYAGSDPIALIKTGLESTLILPPNTMVMGRKVWSKLSSHPKIVNAVKGNLTSEGIVTRQQFVDLFSGEGISRLLIGDAFYNAAKPKQAANLQRAWGNHISMLHINKMATAEGGDLTWGLTAEYGGKIAGRIEDKDIGLQGGTRIRRGERVKELIVAKDLGYFIQDAIAA; encoded by the coding sequence ATGGCTCCCAAACGTCCCTTCCAGGTCGATCCCGTCCTCTCTGCAATTGCGATTGGCTATAAGAACCCTGCGGTGTCCCGCATCGCCGATGAGGTCATGCCACGCGCTGCCGTCGGTGGTGAAAAGTTCAGCTGGACCGAATACCCGCTTGAAGAGGCCTTTAACGTTCCCGACGCCAAAGTCGGGCGCAAAGGCCGCGTCCAGCAGTTGGAATTCAACGGCACTCAAAAGACCAGTGAAGTCGAAGACTACGGCCTTGATGCACCCATCCCGTTCTCCGACATCGAGGCGGCGGCAAACGCCCGCGCCAACAACCTGTCGGCCTTTGACCCCGAAGGCCACGCGGTCGAAATGCTGTCGGAAACTATTCTCAATATCCGCGAAGTTCGGGTGGCGAAGATGGTTCACAATGCGGCCAACTATGCCACGGGCCGCAAAGTTACCCTATCCGGAAGTGATCAACTTTCTGACTATGCAGGCTCCGACCCCATCGCGTTGATCAAGACCGGCCTGGAAAGCACCCTGATATTGCCGCCCAACACAATGGTGATGGGCCGCAAAGTCTGGTCAAAACTCAGCTCACACCCAAAGATCGTCAACGCAGTCAAGGGCAACCTGACTTCTGAGGGCATTGTCACCCGTCAGCAGTTCGTGGATCTGTTCTCTGGCGAGGGCATTTCTCGCCTGCTGATCGGTGACGCCTTTTACAACGCCGCAAAGCCCAAGCAGGCCGCCAACCTGCAACGCGCCTGGGGCAACCACATCTCCATGCTGCACATCAACAAGATGGCAACCGCAGAAGGTGGCGATCTGACCTGGGGCCTGACGGCTGAATATGGCGGCAAGATCGCAGGCCGCATTGAAGATAAAGACATCGGCCTGCAGGGCGGTACCCGCATTCGACGCGGTGAGCGGGTCAAAGAGCTGATCGTCGCCAAAGACCTCGGCTACTTCATCCAAGACGCAATCGCAGCCTAA
- a CDS encoding DUF2190 family protein, whose amino-acid sequence MIPTFIRAYPAGAAVAGYRIVMFSDAASSNTITQADSNTASSLGVSDAMGSELDGMCDVHRDGLVHVELGGTVAAGDPLTSDGEGKAIAAIAATATTIRIVGFADEPGVTGDVIDAFLSPALLHEA is encoded by the coding sequence ATGATCCCGACATTTATTCGCGCCTATCCGGCAGGCGCCGCTGTAGCCGGTTACCGCATCGTCATGTTTTCCGACGCCGCCTCCAGTAACACCATCACTCAAGCAGATAGCAACACGGCTTCAAGTCTTGGCGTCTCAGATGCCATGGGGTCTGAGCTTGACGGCATGTGCGACGTGCACCGTGACGGGTTGGTCCATGTTGAACTGGGCGGCACCGTCGCCGCAGGTGATCCGCTGACCTCAGACGGCGAGGGCAAGGCCATTGCGGCTATTGCCGCCACTGCCACCACCATCCGCATTGTCGGTTTTGCCGATGAGCCTGGCGTTACCGGTGACGTCATCGACGCCTTCCTGTCCCCTGCTCTGCTGCACGAAGCCTAA
- a CDS encoding phage protease, whose product MSKITQTTSVALNSQLLPDDMGAVPEWVHLLPTSDGLVQTNDARGPYHVTNAEKIIADSFAFAERLPIDENHAIDLAAPKGLPAPARGWIVEMQARTDGIWGKVEWSDEGRSLLTTRAYRNLSPVIAIPDKASKSVMGILRASLVNRPNFRGLASLNQETDDMSFQKNIAGVLGLSADASEEDISSALTTLKDGGATATIELQSQLGEIGTVLGVADGGDVLAAAKVARAGLGGETALQASVAELQAANTSLQTDLSALTNDRALEKAKSFVTGEMEKGRMIPSPMKDHYISMHQQDPERVEKEINALPKMNGAIIPDVLPEHGGAISLNAAELAAKATVYQADQAAAGNDISMSVAVRAVEGAQT is encoded by the coding sequence ATGAGTAAAATCACACAAACCACCTCCGTTGCGTTGAATTCCCAGCTCCTGCCCGATGACATGGGCGCGGTGCCTGAGTGGGTGCATCTGCTGCCCACCAGCGACGGCCTGGTGCAAACCAATGATGCGCGGGGTCCCTACCATGTAACCAACGCGGAAAAGATCATTGCAGACAGTTTTGCCTTTGCCGAACGCCTGCCCATTGACGAAAACCACGCTATTGACCTTGCCGCGCCAAAGGGGCTCCCCGCCCCAGCGCGCGGCTGGATCGTTGAAATGCAGGCCCGCACAGATGGGATCTGGGGCAAGGTTGAATGGTCTGATGAAGGCCGTTCCCTGCTGACGACACGCGCCTATCGCAACCTCTCCCCTGTAATTGCCATCCCCGACAAGGCTTCCAAGTCCGTCATGGGAATTTTGCGGGCCAGTCTTGTTAATCGACCCAACTTTCGCGGGCTTGCCTCGCTCAACCAGGAGACCGACGACATGTCGTTTCAGAAAAACATCGCCGGGGTGCTGGGGCTTAGCGCCGATGCCTCGGAAGAGGATATTTCCTCCGCGCTGACCACTTTGAAAGACGGCGGCGCAACCGCAACAATCGAGCTGCAATCACAGCTTGGCGAAATTGGCACTGTTCTGGGCGTCGCTGACGGCGGCGATGTGCTGGCTGCAGCCAAGGTTGCCAGGGCCGGTTTGGGGGGCGAGACCGCCCTGCAGGCCTCAGTTGCTGAGCTGCAGGCGGCAAATACCAGCCTGCAAACCGACCTTTCGGCTCTGACTAATGACCGCGCTTTGGAAAAGGCTAAGTCATTCGTCACTGGCGAGATGGAAAAGGGCCGCATGATCCCAAGCCCGATGAAGGATCATTACATTTCCATGCACCAACAGGACCCCGAGCGGGTTGAAAAGGAAATCAACGCACTGCCCAAAATGAACGGTGCGATTATTCCCGATGTTCTTCCAGAACATGGCGGGGCCATTTCCCTGAATGCTGCTGAACTGGCGGCCAAGGCCACCGTCTATCAGGCGGACCAGGCAGCCGCCGGAAATGACATCAGCATGTCTGTTGCCGTGCGCGCCGTTGAAGGAGCCCAAACATGA
- a CDS encoding phage virion morphogenesis protein: protein MASIEYNTDTLDPALAAVAAAVEDMSLVMADIGELLVASAQDRMRDGEQPDGSPFAPRSQTTLDRYAKLSLSFGAPLNQSGDMRNTLFYDADKDGVEYGSNAIQAAVMQFGAAKGAFGKEANGASLPWGTIPARPFIGLSDDDEAGILAELEDWLEEAANSQD from the coding sequence ATGGCCAGTATTGAGTACAATACAGACACCCTGGACCCGGCTCTGGCTGCGGTGGCCGCCGCAGTTGAGGACATGTCGCTGGTGATGGCCGACATTGGCGAGTTGCTGGTGGCCTCAGCCCAGGACCGCATGCGTGACGGCGAACAACCCGACGGCTCTCCCTTTGCGCCGCGCTCTCAAACCACCCTGGATCGCTACGCCAAACTGAGCCTGAGTTTTGGGGCGCCACTGAATCAATCAGGCGATATGCGCAACACGCTGTTTTATGATGCGGACAAAGACGGCGTCGAATATGGCTCAAACGCCATTCAAGCCGCCGTGATGCAGTTTGGTGCGGCCAAGGGGGCTTTTGGTAAGGAGGCGAATGGGGCTTCACTTCCCTGGGGCACCATTCCTGCCCGTCCTTTCATTGGCTTGTCTGATGACGATGAGGCCGGTATCCTGGCCGAGCTGGAAGACTGGCTGGAAGAGGCCGCTAACAGCCAGGATTGA
- a CDS encoding N-acetylmuramoyl-L-alanine amidase, translating into MPNGVAKKSDPKPVWHNPKWVTAIVGVIGAFLTVPEVVSDYLSKQQDIELAVEKTREQSLKNANDNQSLEFSIVNNTLAQQGAERVFVLRYLARTLDDEDAKLWANEEVVRLEKLAQLEANLTTKTNEISAALQELARDTPTGEPPLENPALDILRQELDTQKAELQRLVREAGISSILPSPTQYGDTGREINRIIIAPVQSDNILNIKKFQISSLGFSDVGAHFLITSQGTIENGRSISKAPAVLSGSNENTIGIYINCPLWEELAGTIKCDLSNDQIFSLRKLISDLMAEFGIPIERVFDRGQISNRHLRTTILEELSSITGDSSQ; encoded by the coding sequence ATGCCCAATGGAGTTGCAAAAAAAAGTGATCCTAAACCAGTATGGCACAATCCAAAATGGGTTACTGCAATTGTTGGTGTCATAGGTGCGTTTCTAACTGTGCCAGAAGTTGTAAGCGATTATCTATCAAAGCAGCAAGACATTGAACTCGCGGTGGAAAAAACAAGAGAGCAGAGTTTAAAAAACGCAAATGACAACCAATCTCTTGAGTTCTCCATCGTAAACAATACACTCGCGCAGCAAGGGGCAGAGCGAGTTTTTGTTTTGAGGTACCTTGCAAGAACGCTTGATGACGAAGACGCAAAGCTATGGGCTAATGAAGAAGTCGTTCGGCTTGAAAAGTTAGCTCAACTTGAAGCGAACTTGACCACGAAAACGAACGAGATATCAGCGGCACTACAAGAATTGGCGCGTGACACACCAACCGGAGAGCCACCGTTAGAAAATCCTGCTTTGGACATTTTACGTCAAGAGTTGGATACGCAGAAAGCCGAATTGCAACGTCTGGTAAGAGAGGCTGGAATTTCATCCATATTGCCGTCTCCAACTCAATATGGTGACACGGGCCGAGAAATAAATCGAATCATTATCGCACCCGTTCAGTCTGACAATATTTTGAATATAAAAAAATTTCAGATAAGCTCTCTAGGTTTTTCGGATGTAGGTGCACATTTCCTCATTACGTCCCAAGGCACTATTGAAAACGGTAGAAGCATTTCAAAGGCGCCAGCAGTCCTTTCTGGGAGTAATGAAAATACTATTGGTATCTATATCAACTGCCCTCTTTGGGAGGAACTTGCAGGCACAATTAAATGTGACTTATCCAATGACCAAATTTTCAGTCTTCGGAAACTGATCAGTGATCTCATGGCAGAATTCGGGATACCAATAGAACGCGTTTTTGATCGAGGACAAATTTCTAATCGCCACCTTCGAACTACAATTCTTGAAGAACTTTCATCTATCACTGGCGATTCAAGCCAATGA
- a CDS encoding phage minor head protein, whose protein sequence is MTDPVGAIFRQPFAQQVAAFRLRLGNLVPSSAWDDLAGSAQDRGFMVAGAVKADLLADLAAAVERTITEGTGTEAFKRDFRAIVAKRGWTGWTGEDTEAGQAWRMRTIYHTNMRSSFMAGRLAQLRQGKFKYWIYRHGGSNEPRLQHLAWDGLILPSDHPFWVKAFPPNGFGCNCQIFGARTMGGAKRRGGDPSKVLPDDWGQVNPNTGRLDGIGEGWDHAPGGSVADLVQTMAGKTVNWPYAISRAYMDDLPASAQDAHSTAYRNLVSLQDDVRRYAGAVADGRTVAPIRTMGRLSQAHRQRIAEATGQDLDNYHFTLDDSAVRHVLASHGNASEDLRGQFEINQENLALLPRILDQPDSIEAAGTSRAGHSIVRFSRRFGAQIYTVALEIQGNKHRMLVVQSMWGRNSPVRSPI, encoded by the coding sequence ATGACTGACCCGGTTGGTGCCATTTTCCGCCAGCCCTTTGCGCAGCAAGTGGCGGCGTTCCGGCTGCGCCTGGGCAATCTGGTGCCCAGTTCGGCTTGGGATGATTTGGCGGGGTCCGCTCAGGACCGGGGCTTTATGGTGGCCGGTGCCGTTAAGGCCGATCTGCTAGCGGATCTGGCAGCCGCAGTAGAGCGAACAATTACTGAAGGCACCGGCACTGAAGCATTCAAACGCGATTTCAGGGCCATTGTTGCCAAGCGCGGATGGACCGGCTGGACAGGAGAAGACACTGAAGCCGGGCAAGCCTGGCGGATGCGGACGATCTACCACACCAATATGCGAAGCTCCTTTATGGCCGGTCGCCTTGCTCAGTTGCGCCAGGGCAAATTCAAGTATTGGATTTACCGCCACGGCGGGTCCAACGAGCCACGTTTGCAGCACCTTGCCTGGGACGGGCTGATCCTGCCGTCAGATCATCCATTCTGGGTGAAGGCCTTCCCACCCAATGGGTTTGGCTGCAATTGCCAGATCTTTGGCGCGCGCACCATGGGTGGAGCCAAACGGCGCGGCGGCGATCCTTCCAAGGTCCTGCCTGACGATTGGGGCCAGGTGAACCCCAACACCGGACGTCTGGACGGTATTGGGGAAGGCTGGGACCATGCCCCCGGTGGCTCTGTCGCCGACCTGGTGCAGACTATGGCAGGCAAAACCGTCAACTGGCCCTATGCGATTTCTCGCGCCTATATGGATGACCTGCCCGCCTCGGCCCAGGACGCCCATTCCACCGCCTATCGCAACCTGGTCTCGCTGCAGGACGACGTGCGCCGCTACGCCGGGGCGGTTGCTGACGGGCGCACAGTCGCGCCGATCCGCACAATGGGCCGGTTGAGCCAGGCACATCGCCAGCGCATTGCCGAAGCCACCGGGCAAGATCTGGACAACTACCACTTCACTCTGGACGATTCCGCTGTGCGCCATGTCCTGGCGTCACACGGCAACGCCTCAGAAGACTTGCGGGGTCAATTCGAGATCAACCAGGAAAACCTTGCTTTGTTGCCCCGCATTCTGGATCAACCTGATAGCATAGAGGCCGCAGGCACTTCGCGCGCTGGTCATTCGATTGTTCGGTTCTCGAGGCGGTTTGGCGCACAGATCTACACAGTGGCGCTAGAGATTCAGGGCAATAAGCACCGCATGTTGGTGGTGCAAAGTATGTGGGGGAGAAACTCTCCTGTTCGATCTCCGATTTGA
- a CDS encoding DUF935 domain-containing protein translates to MARRQQKVLGPDGRPIDRASLTEEIAAPSFGGVRSPVTGYPADGLNPLRLAQILRSADHGDPVRYLELAEAIEERDPHYVGVLGTRKRSVSQLDIAVETVDDSPISVEMAERVRKWVKRGELTSELFHILDAVGKGYSFTEIIWESSEGQWQPKELKLRDPRWFRFERHNLETPLMLNDIGQEVPLPAFRFIHARMQAKSGLALRSGIARVAAWTWMFKAFTQRDWSIFSQTYGQPLRIGKYGPGTSEKDRNKLFQAVANIAGDCAAIIPESMMIEFVTAQNMGSSTEHYEKRCDWLDRQTSKLVLGQTATTDAVTGGLGSGKEHREVQEDIETADAQDLGAILNRDLIIPWMQFEFGPQKTYPRLVIARPKAEDLKAWTDAAVPWVQIGLEVDEGEIRDKLGLSAPKAGAPVLGKTASTASNPQVAGGKGDKNSPETKVKYHLKGLNGNFQGDAALQSQEPSAGHVDDIEPTALLADQLGQAATPAMTNMVSTIEAMLEASGSLEEFRENLLGGFPELPTEDLAKVMGEAIAASMAGGRAMIEDAADD, encoded by the coding sequence ATGGCCCGTAGACAACAAAAAGTTCTCGGCCCAGATGGTCGCCCGATTGACCGTGCATCGCTTACAGAGGAAATCGCCGCGCCGAGCTTTGGCGGGGTCCGCTCCCCTGTGACTGGCTATCCGGCTGATGGGTTGAACCCGTTGCGTCTGGCGCAGATCCTCAGGTCTGCCGACCACGGCGACCCGGTGCGCTATCTGGAACTGGCCGAAGCCATTGAAGAGCGCGACCCGCATTACGTCGGTGTGTTGGGCACCCGTAAACGGTCAGTCAGTCAGCTCGACATCGCAGTAGAGACCGTTGATGACAGCCCTATTAGCGTCGAGATGGCCGAGCGGGTCCGCAAGTGGGTGAAGCGCGGCGAGTTGACCAGTGAGCTGTTTCATATTCTGGATGCTGTCGGCAAAGGCTATTCCTTTACGGAAATCATCTGGGAAAGCTCTGAGGGGCAATGGCAGCCTAAGGAACTTAAACTCCGTGACCCGCGTTGGTTCCGGTTTGAGCGCCATAACCTGGAAACGCCACTTATGCTGAATGATATCGGCCAAGAGGTTCCCCTGCCCGCCTTCAGGTTCATTCATGCCCGGATGCAAGCCAAGTCGGGCCTGGCCTTGCGGTCCGGTATCGCCCGCGTGGCGGCCTGGACTTGGATGTTCAAGGCCTTCACCCAGCGAGACTGGTCGATCTTCAGCCAAACCTACGGCCAGCCTTTGCGGATCGGCAAATATGGGCCGGGAACATCTGAGAAAGATCGCAACAAGCTGTTTCAGGCGGTGGCGAATATTGCCGGTGACTGCGCCGCCATCATTCCCGAAAGCATGATGATTGAATTTGTCACGGCCCAAAACATGGGCTCCTCAACCGAGCATTATGAAAAGCGCTGCGACTGGCTGGACCGGCAAACCTCCAAACTTGTGTTGGGTCAGACTGCCACCACCGATGCCGTCACCGGTGGCCTGGGTTCTGGCAAAGAGCATCGAGAGGTCCAGGAGGATATCGAGACCGCCGACGCTCAGGATCTGGGCGCAATTCTAAACCGCGATCTGATTATTCCCTGGATGCAGTTTGAGTTTGGGCCACAGAAAACCTACCCGCGCCTGGTGATCGCCCGCCCGAAAGCGGAAGACTTAAAAGCCTGGACCGATGCCGCCGTGCCATGGGTTCAGATTGGCCTCGAAGTGGATGAAGGCGAAATCCGCGACAAGCTGGGCCTGAGTGCCCCCAAGGCTGGCGCGCCAGTTTTGGGCAAAACCGCGTCCACAGCTTCAAATCCACAGGTCGCCGGTGGCAAAGGCGACAAGAATAGCCCTGAGACTAAAGTTAAATACCACTTAAAGGGCCTCAACGGGAATTTTCAGGGGGATGCCGCTCTACAGTCTCAAGAGCCCTCAGCGGGCCACGTTGACGATATCGAGCCAACTGCGCTTTTAGCCGATCAATTGGGTCAAGCCGCCACTCCGGCAATGACGAACATGGTTTCAACAATTGAGGCCATGCTGGAAGCGTCTGGTTCGCTGGAAGAATTCCGTGAAAATCTCCTGGGCGGATTTCCAGAACTGCCCACCGAGGATCTGGCCAAAGTCATGGGCGAGGCCATTGCTGCCTCTATGGCTGGTGGCCGCGCCATGATTGAAGACGCCGCAGATGACTGA